Proteins encoded within one genomic window of Pieris rapae chromosome 1, ilPieRapa1.1, whole genome shotgun sequence:
- the LOC111003879 gene encoding voltage-dependent calcium channel subunit alpha-2/delta-3: MQYKYLFLFTIIILLEPVPAWRSDTVKEWARTLGDELWRLSESLTKSDQIRIKYKQMNASVKKKDGGQILESSLRSVSTMLTRKINAVKCIHATAERLASEFNFTEAKNESFSYCSAKYSNFFYEDGNELERTEEVPKFARDNPHYINVTLEKDSHFYDIDTNTNMSCIHVPTNIYYKEEDALKAILWSKGLNEIFIKNYNSDPSLVWQYFGSSHGILRFYPGMPWNMNEADTYDCRVKSWYIEAATCSKDVIILFDVSGSMTGFKNYVARRTLQSLLATLSNNDYVNVYTFKANTSEVVSCFVGLVQATPENLSTISDTLEPTDGGKKHKVPLGGNANLTEAYKKAFTTLKERRHHCNVTSAQGCNQLVMVITDYVPGNLTEVFEEYNRETVDGKTYIPVRVFTYLIGKEVTNVREIQWMACLNRGFFVHIHSVEEVQQQVLKYINVIARPMILAGEEPPPTWTHANIDYTRTEKWNVSNDVSTPDEDKLVTSVAIPAFDYNYNENHNDARLLGVAGTDVPIDSIAKLAQPHQLGVNGYSFIVSNNGYLLLHPFLIITINNELQENYNSVDFVEVEQVDDGKGPRELGDQIKQLREHLVNGTDGNMTNVKVLFHYDNMRRIARVKHDYFFNKLEGTPFSMGISLPMGYGDTELMLKDNPLEAKQGQELIGVNVTSYFNFTYRVHPDWVYCKYHYLEGHESEDFEVEIFKFLVNLSKNKIDITKKQYGDETQDVPFNIETHCGTTPLGKDDYYCNEDLVKQLVFDAKLSSPYFRHWDATAEERELAKKYNVSVRFIATSSGLTRWHYIFDDDKNEIVNENGFRKKKFKGEVFGDKYHNAIEETWYKAAVLQHMISKESLVIATPLPILDTTISTRPSVQNSEGDITITASYAIFYKDGDSETPAGVVGFQYLHSNFLEVFQDITNRDGDELTCNKDGKYDCYLIDSSGYIVLLVEENDDNSVGDFFGRAQPFVLQSFIHKNIFEYVEVFNYQALCPISMIKVPNCAWSIRGSIFDVASNLFKWLLTEAFLILFDFANWKNHLYAATIEPYVSDTIEATTPYPETNNENGTIEANEEPEGKRFFSCDHSIKLYILNQSYFLNSMILSPVVYEENVGDCHPPYWATLVPKTNLMLVVVERGAWKFDNCTIPPNTIPVPTIDSTTSREPCHKLDLGALPRRRLEGCFTYHDKERNITACGEGCIAKVNFVILIVTALMSLINLKLFT, translated from the exons ATGCAGTACAAATATCTGttcttatttactataattattttactagagCCGGTTCCCGCATGGAGATCTGATAC TGTTAAAGAGTGGGCCAGAACATTGGGCGACGAATTATGGAGGCTCAGCGAGTCTCTCACGAAATCGGATCAAATCAGGATT aaatataaacaaatgaatgccAGTGTCAAGAAAAAAGATGGAGGACAGATTTTAGAATCGTCATTGCGATCTGTCAGTACCATGTTAACGAGGAAAATCAACGCTGTTAAG tgcaTTCACGCGACTGCCGAGCGTCTTGCATCCGAGTTTAATTTCACCGAAGCAAAGAATGAGTCATTCAGTTATTGCTCAGctaaatattctaatttcTTTTACGAAGATGGGAATGAGCTAGAGAGAACAGAAGAAGTTCCCAAATTTGCCAGAGATAACCCGCATtacataaatgttacattagaaaaggATTCACATTTTTATGACATCGACACCAATACAAACATGAGTTGTATACATGttcctacaaatatttattataaag aggAAGACGCATTAAAGGCAATACTCTGGTCGAAAGGgcttaatgaaatatttattaagaattataactCCGATCCATCTTTAGTCTGGCAATACTTTGGTAGTTCGCATGGAATACTACGATTCTACCCCGGAATGCCTTGGAACATGAACGAAGCTGATACGTACGACTGTCGAGTCAAATCCTGGTACATCGAAGCCGCGACTTGCTCTAAAGATGTCATAATCTTATTCGACGTCTCTGGGTCTATGACTGGATTCAAGAACTATGTCGCACGGAGAACTTTGCAATCACTTCTAGCCACTTTGTCGAATAACGATTATGTAAATGTGTATACATTTAAAGCGAACACATCGGAAGTAGTTTCGTGTTTCGTAGGCTTAGTGCAAGCTACTCCGGAGAATTTGTCAACAATAAGTGACACGCTAGAGCCTACTGATGGTGGGAAAAAACACAAAGTGCCCCTGGGAGGAAACGCGAACCTCACCGAGGCgtataaaaaagcttttacaactttgaaagag AGACGTCACCATTGCAATGTGACTAGTGCACAAGGGTGCAATCAGCTGGTGATGGTGATAACAGACTATGTTCCCGGAAATCTCACCGAGGTCTTTGAAGAGTACAATCGTGAGACGGTTGATGGAAAAACGTACATACCTGTCCGAGTATTCACTTACCTAATCGGCAAAGAGGTCACAAATGTTAGAGAAATACAGTGGATGGCTTGCTTAAATAGAG gTTTTTTCGTGCATATACATTCTGTAGAAGAGGTTCAACAGCAGGTGCTAAAATACATCAACGTCATCGCTCGACCCATGATTTTAGCAGGGGAGGAACCACCGCCCACTTGGACTCATGCCAACATTGACTACACG agAACTGAGAAATGGAATGTGAGCAACGATGTTTCAACC cCCGACGAGGACAAGTTAGTGACATCGGTGGCCATTCCAGCATTTGACTACAACTATAATGAGAATCACAATGATGCAAGATTACTGGGAGTGGCTGGTACAGATGTGCCTATAGACAGCATCGCGAAGTTGGCCCAACCACATCAG cttGGAGTCAATGGTTATTCTTTCATTGTGAGCAATAATGGATATCTTCTATTGCACCCGTTCCTAATTATTACG ATAAATAACGAACTTCAAGAGAACTATAACAGCGTGGATTTCGTTGAAGTGGAACAAGTGGATGATGGTAAGGGTCCTCGAGAGCTTGGAGACCAGATCAAGCAGTTGAGGGAGCATTTGGTGAATGGCACTGACGGGAATATGACAAATGTCAAGGTGCTGTTTCATTATGATAATATGAG GAGAATAGCACGCGTGAAACACGAttacttctttaataaattagaggGTACGCCATTCTCCATGGGTATTTCGTTACCCATGGGATATGGGGACACGGAATTGATGTTGAAGGACAATCCCTTAGAAGCTAAACAGGGTCAAGAACTTATTGGTGTTAATGTAACTAGTTACTTCAATTTCACTTATCGAGTTCATCCTGactg GGTTTATTgcaaatatcattatttagagGGACACGAATCGGAAGACTTTGAAGTTGAGATATTTAAGTTCCTTGTAAATCTTTCCAagaataaaattgatattacAAAGAAACAATATGGTGATGAAACGCAGGACGTGCCgtttaatattgaaa CTCATTGCGGTACAACACCGTTAGGCAAAGACGATTATTACTGCAATGAAGATTTGGTCAAGCAGTTGGTGTTTGACGCGAAATTATCCAGTCCATACTTCAGACATTGGGACGCCACGGCAGAGGAAAGGGAATTAGCTAAGAAGTATAACGTCAGTGTACGTTTTATAGCGACATCTAGTGGACTCACACGGTGGCATTACATATTCGATGATGACAAGAACGAAATCGTCAATGAAAATGGTTTTAGGAAGAAAAAATTTAAGGGCGA agtaTTCGGCGACAAATACCACAACGCAATAGAAGAAACCTGGTACAAAGCTGCAGTACTGCAGCACATGATAAGCAAGGAATCTTTAGTGATCGCCACACCGTTGCCAATCTTAGATACAACTATTTCTACTCGACCCTCAGTACAAAATAGCGAAGGAGATATAACAATAACAGCCAGTTACGCAATTTTCTACAAGGACGGTGATTCTGAAACACCTGCAGGAGTCGTCGGATTCCAATATTTGCATTCCAACTTCCTTGAAGTATTCCAGGATATTACTAATAGGGATGGTGAT GAGTTGACGTGCAACAAGGATGGAAAATATGACTGCTACTTGATCGATAGTTCAggatacattgttttattggtCGAAGAGAATGACGATAATTCTGTTGGTGACTTCTTCGGTCGCGCACAACCATTTGTACTTCAATCGTTCATACATAAGAACATTTTTGAATATGTCGAAGTGTTCAACTATCAAGCACTCTGTCCCATATCAATGATTAAAGTTCCAAATTGTGCTTGGTCGATACGTGGTTcg ATATTTGATGTTGCGTCCAACTTATTCAAATGGTTGTTAACTGAGGCCttcttgatattatttgattttgcgAATTGGAAAAATCATTTGTATGCAGCTACAATTGAACCTTATG tgaGCGACACAATCGAAGCAACTACCCCATACCCCGAAACAAACAATGAAAACGGAACCATAGAAGCCAACGAAGAACCAGAAGGGAAACGTTTCTTCTCTTGCGACCACAGCATTAAGCTGTACATTCTGAACCAGTCATACTTCCTCAATTCAATGATACTATCACCTGTCGTGTACGAAGAAAATGTTGGAGATTGTCATCCGCCATATTGGGCGACTTTAGTTCCGAAGACCAATTTAATGCTGGTTGTTGTTGAACGCGGTGCGTGGAAGTTTGATAATTGCACTATACCACCAAACACAATCCCTGTGCCGACAATAGATTCTACTACGAGCAGGGAGCCTTGTCATAAACTGGATTTGGGAGCGCTTCCCAGGCGAAGACTTGAGGGCTGCTTCACTTATCACGATAAG gaaAGAAACATAACAGCATGCGGAGAGGGATGTATAGCGAAAGTAAACTTTGTTATCTTAATAGTAACTGCACTGATGtctttaataaacttaaaactcttCACGTGA